Within the Ochrobactrum vermis genome, the region AGCTCCAAATGGGAAGTCATCGAGGCTGGCCTGAAATGCGTTCAGGGCAAGCCGGTGGTCAACTCCATCTCGATGAAGGAAGGCGAGGAAGCCTTCATCCATCACGCCAAGCTCGTCCGCGCCTATGGTGCGGCGGTGGTGGTCATGGCGTTCGACGAAACCGGACAGGCCGATACCGAAGCGCGCAAGATCGAAATCTGCAGTCGCGCTTACAAGATTCTGACCGAGCAGGTTGGTTTCCCGCCGGAAGACATCATCTTCGATCCGAACATCTTTGCGGTGGCGACCGGTATCGACGAGCACAATAATTATGGCGTCGATTTCATCGAAGCGACGCGGAAGATCATGGCGATCCTGCCGCATGTCCATGTGTCGGGCGGCGTGTCGAACCTGTCTTTCTCGTTCCGCGGCAATGAGCCGGTGCGCGAGGCGATGCATGCCGTGTTCCTCTACCACGCCATTCAGGCGGGCATGGATATGGGCATCGTCAATGCCGGTCAGCTGGCGGTCTACGATGCCATCGATCCGGAATTGCGTGAAGCCTGCGAGGACGTAGTGCTGAACCGCCGTTCCGACTCGACGGAACGGCTGCTGGAAATTGCCGAGCGTTTCCGCGATTCAGGTTCCAAGGAAGCCAGGGTGCAGGATCTTGCCTGGCGCGAATGGCCAGTGGAAAAGCGCCTCGCACATGCGCTGGTCAACGGCATTACCGAGTATATCGAAGCCGATACGGAAGAGGCGCGTCAGGCTGCCGAACGGCCGCTGCACGTCATCGAAGGCCCACTGATGGCTGGTATGAATGTGGTTGGCGATCTGTTCGGCGCAGGCAAGATGTTCCTGCCTCAGGTGGTCAAGTCCGCCCGCGTGATGAAGCAGGGCGTGGCCGTCCTCCTGCCTTACATGGAAGAGGAAAAGCGCCGCAATGCTGAAAATGGGGTCGGCGGCAGCGAACGTCAGAGTGCCGGCAAGGTGCTGATGGCGACCGTGAAAGGCGACGTGCACGATATCGGCAAGAATATCGTCGGCGTCGTACTGGCCTGCAACAATTACGAGATCATCGATCTCGGCGTGATGGTACCGTCGCAAAAGATTTTGCAAGTGGCGCGTGACGAAAAGGTGGATATCATCGGCCTTTCCGGCCTCATCACGCCTTCGCTCGACGAAATGGCGCATGTCGCGGCGGAAATGGAGCGCGAAGGCTTTGACATTCCGCTGTTGATCGGCGGGGCGACCACGAGTCGCGTTCATACGGCGGTCAAAATTCATCCGCGTTATGAACGCGGACAGGCAGTCTATGTCATCGATGCCAGCCGCGCTGTTGGTGTCGTATCCAGCCTGCTCTCGCCGGAAGGCAAACAGGCCTATGTCGACGGCCTGCGCGGGGAATACGCCAAGGTCGCAGCCGCTCATGCGCGCAACGAAGCGGAAAAGCAGCGCCTTCCGATCGCTCGTGCCCGTGCCAATGCACATAAGCTTGACTGGGAGAGTTTCGCGCCGACAAAGCCGACTTTTACCGGCACCAAGACCTTCGATGATTATAATCTGGCTGAGATCGCCCGCTATATCGACTGGACACCGTTCTTCCAGACCTGGGAATTGAAGGGCCGTTATCCTGCGATCCTGGAAGATGAGAAGCAGGGCGAGGCTGCGCGCCAACTCTGGGACGACGCACAGGCGATGCTGAAGAAAATTATCGACGAAAAGTGGTTTGCGCCGAAAGCTGTTGTCGGCTTCTGGCCAGCCAATACGGTGGGCGACGATATCCGGCTCTTCACCGACGAAAGCCGGAAAGAGGAGCTTGCAACCTTCTTCACCTTGCGCCAGCAACTCAGCAAGCGTGATGGTCGCCCGAATGTCGCTATGTCCGACTTCGTGGCTCCCGTCGAAAGTGGAAAGCAGGATTATGTCGGCGGTTTCGTCGTCACGGCAGGCATTGGCGAAGTCGCGATTGCCGAGCGTTTCGAGCGCGCCAATGACGACTACTCGGCCATTCTGGTGAAGGCGCTGGCCGACCGTTTTGCCGAAGCCTTTGCGGAACTGATGCATGAGCGCGTGCGCAAGGAATTCTGGGCTTATGCGACGGATGAAACCTATACGCCGGAAGAACTGATTGGCGAACCTTACAAGGGTATTCGTCCGGCTCCGGGCTATCCATCCCAGCCCGACCATACTGAAAAGACCGCGCTTTTCCGCCTTCTGGACGCGACTGCGAATACGGGCGTGGAATTGACGGAAAGCTATGCGATGTGGCCTGGCTCATCAGTATCGGGTCTCTATATAGGCCATCCGGAAAGCTATTATTTCGGTGTGGCCAAGGTCGAGCGCGATCAGGTCGAGGATTACGCAAGCCGCAAGGGAATGGCGGTTGAGGAGGTCGAACGCTGGCTTGCGCCGATCCTCAACTACACACCAGGTGCGGCTGCCGAGGATGCTGCGGCATGATGAATGTCGCAGCTCAATTAACTTAACCTCATATATTCGTATTTCTGACAGATGCGCCAAGCGCGTTCGGCTGGTTTGTAGTTGCTTATCGACTGCAGATCAGCAGACGAGGCGGCGTCAGCCCGGTATTCCGTGTTTTGGGGTGCAGATTTAGTTGTCGTTCAGAGCGCGTTTCATCTGATTGAACGAGATCCGCGCGTCTCAACGGTCTATTTTAACGCGCATCTTGTTCCGAAAGGTTGCGCTGTGTAGATATTAAGTATTTATTAAAGTAAAGCATAATTTATATAACTGTAATATTTAATTGGTGGTGATTTATATATTTCACAATACTATATATAGAAAAATACAGGGATGCGTTAGTGATTTGTTGGCGTTTTATTTAAATTCGTCGAATTTCAATAATCATCAATAGTTATATTTTTCATTGAGAAGTCTGCAATGAAATGGGAACAAATCTATGAATCCATGCAATCTGCTGACGATGCCGGACAGCTCCTTGAATACATAAATACCTATGCCAAACAGTGTGGTTTTGCACACACGGCCTATGTCATACGCGTGCCTTTGTTAAACGGTGTCGTCAAATAGCCTAGCTTTGGATCGTTGCCGCGGGAATGGATCGATCACTATGCGGCCATAAAATATGCGGATCTGGCCCCACTGGTTCGCAAGGCATTGAACAGCATCGAGCCGCTGGTCTGGTCATCAAAGCTGTTTGCAGATGCGCCGCAGATCTGGGCGGACGCACAGCGCTTCGGTCTGAAGGTTGGAATTTCCCAGCCGTGCTGGGCGGCACAGGGCGTGTTCGGAATGCTGTCGTTCCTGAGAAATGGCCAGGCATTATCTTCCGGCGAAGTTTCAATGTTGTGACGTCAGATGCAGATCGCAGCCAACCTTTTGCATCTTTCGATGTATGAACATCTCGATGTTCCGACGATGAATTGCGTTTCGGAAGTGAACCTGACGATGCGTGAACGGGAAATCCTGCGCTGGACAAGCGAGGGAAAGACTGCCGAGATAATCGGCACGATCCTCAACATTTCGACACGCACGGTGAATTTCCACATCAGTAATGTGCTTACAAAGCTGGTTGCGGTCAATAAAGTTCAGGCGGTCGCCAAAGCCCGCACCTTCGGTCTTCTCTAAATCTCTTCCAAGTCCCTCGGCGGTTTGATCCGAAGGGCAATTTTCAGCGGCTTTCCGGTTTGCGCTTTTTCGGAAACGGGCTACAAATTCATTATCTTTCCCGGAGGATCAATGAATGACTGCTCAGCCAAACTCTCTTGAAGCCCGCGATATCCGTTATCATCTCCATTCTTACACTGACGCTGTCCGCCTCGAAGCGGAAGGCCCGCTTGTCATCGAGCGTGGCGATGGCATTTACGTCGAAGATGTCACGGGCAAGCGCTACATCGAAGCGATGTCAGGACTTTGGAGTGTCGGCGTGGGCTTTTCGGAACCGCGTCTGGCTGAAGCAGCCGCAAGGCAAATGAAGAAGCTGCCTTTTTATCATACATTCTCCTATCGTTCACACGGCCCCGTCATAGATCTGGCTGAAAAGCTTGTTTCGATGGCTCCTGTTCCGATGAGCAAGGCTTACTTCACCAATTCAGGTTCCGAGGCTAACGATACGGTTATCAAGCTGATCTGGTATCGCTCCAATGCGTTGGGCGAACCGGAGCGCAAAAAAATCATCTCGCGCAAGCGTGGTTATCACGGCGTGACGATTGCCTCTGCGAGCCTGACTGGCCTGCCCAACAATCACCGCTCCTTCGATCTGCCGATCAACCGTATTCTGCATACGGGCTGTCCACATCACTATCGTGAAGGGCAGGTGGGCGAGAGCGAGGAACAGTTCGCAACGCGACTCGCGGATGAGCTGGAACAGTTGATTCTTGCTGAAGGTCCCCACACTATCGCCGCCTTTATCGGCGAGCCTGTGATGGGTGCTGGCGGCGTGGTCGTGCCGCCGAAAACCTATTGGGAGAAGGTTCAGGCGGTTCTCAAGCGCTACGATATTCTCCTGATCGCCGATGAAGTCATTTGTGGCTTCGGGCGGA harbors:
- the metH gene encoding methionine synthase, which codes for MASSLDGLFGATAAQPDGSEVLAALTKAARERILILDGAMGTQIQGLGFHEEHFRGERFGACDCQLQGNNDLLTLTQPKAIEEIHYAYAIAGADILETNTFSSTTIAQADYGMEEQVYELNRDGARLARRAALRAEQKDGRRRFVAGALGPTNRTASLSPDVNNPGFRAVTFDDLRIAYAEQIRGLIDGGSDIILIETIFDTLNAKAAIFASEQVFEEKGIFLPVMISGTITDLSGRTLSGQTPTAFWHSLRHARPFTIGLNCALGANAMRAHLDELSTIADTFICAYPNAGLPNEFGQYDETPEAMAAQIEGFARDGMVNVVGGCCGSTPEHIRAIAEAVAKHPPRKPAKVAPLMRLSGLEPFTLTEDIPFVNVGERTNVTGSARFRKLIKAGDFAAALDVARDQVANGAQIIDINMDEGLIDSEKAMVEFLNLIAAEPDIARVPIMIDSSKWEVIEAGLKCVQGKPVVNSISMKEGEEAFIHHAKLVRAYGAAVVVMAFDETGQADTEARKIEICSRAYKILTEQVGFPPEDIIFDPNIFAVATGIDEHNNYGVDFIEATRKIMAILPHVHVSGGVSNLSFSFRGNEPVREAMHAVFLYHAIQAGMDMGIVNAGQLAVYDAIDPELREACEDVVLNRRSDSTERLLEIAERFRDSGSKEARVQDLAWREWPVEKRLAHALVNGITEYIEADTEEARQAAERPLHVIEGPLMAGMNVVGDLFGAGKMFLPQVVKSARVMKQGVAVLLPYMEEEKRRNAENGVGGSERQSAGKVLMATVKGDVHDIGKNIVGVVLACNNYEIIDLGVMVPSQKILQVARDEKVDIIGLSGLITPSLDEMAHVAAEMEREGFDIPLLIGGATTSRVHTAVKIHPRYERGQAVYVIDASRAVGVVSSLLSPEGKQAYVDGLRGEYAKVAAAHARNEAEKQRLPIARARANAHKLDWESFAPTKPTFTGTKTFDDYNLAEIARYIDWTPFFQTWELKGRYPAILEDEKQGEAARQLWDDAQAMLKKIIDEKWFAPKAVVGFWPANTVGDDIRLFTDESRKEELATFFTLRQQLSKRDGRPNVAMSDFVAPVESGKQDYVGGFVVTAGIGEVAIAERFERANDDYSAILVKALADRFAEAFAELMHERVRKEFWAYATDETYTPEELIGEPYKGIRPAPGYPSQPDHTEKTALFRLLDATANTGVELTESYAMWPGSSVSGLYIGHPESYYFGVAKVERDQVEDYASRKGMAVEEVERWLAPILNYTPGAAAEDAAA
- a CDS encoding aspartate aminotransferase family protein, translated to MTAQPNSLEARDIRYHLHSYTDAVRLEAEGPLVIERGDGIYVEDVTGKRYIEAMSGLWSVGVGFSEPRLAEAAARQMKKLPFYHTFSYRSHGPVIDLAEKLVSMAPVPMSKAYFTNSGSEANDTVIKLIWYRSNALGEPERKKIISRKRGYHGVTIASASLTGLPNNHRSFDLPINRILHTGCPHHYREGQVGESEEQFATRLADELEQLILAEGPHTIAAFIGEPVMGAGGVVVPPKTYWEKVQAVLKRYDILLIADEVICGFGRTGNLFGSQTFDMKPDILVMSKQLSSSYLPISAFLINERVYAPIAEESHKIGTLGTGFTASGHPVAAAVALENLAIIEERDLVSNARDRGAYMQKRLRELQGHPLVGEVRGVGLIAGVELVTDKQAKTGLEQAGALGAQANAALQERGVISRAMGDTLAFCPPLIINDQQIDTMVSALEATLNDVQASLAR